One genomic segment of Peribacillus sp. FSL H8-0477 includes these proteins:
- a CDS encoding ABC transporter substrate-binding protein, with protein sequence MKKWILFLVAALMVVLTACGNEDSASNEPAKEKDDKKASDTITYEAESGPIKVPSDPQRVVILSGYVGDMLELGINVVGMDSWSFDHPDFAKKYPDAEVVESSDFEKILELNPDLIIGSSDIEDADKLQEIAPTVLYTYGAVDYIEQRIEIGKVVNKEKEMRAWVKDFQTRAKELGEKIKAKIGEDATVTIAGNSDKQIYLFGDSWGRGTEIIYQEMGLEMPKAVKDVVKPGYFGISEEVLGDYVGDYFVLNLLKEGQDTSFLKTDWYNDIPAVKNKHVFYAEGSSFIFADAYSFDYQLDFFEKSFLGN encoded by the coding sequence ATGAAAAAATGGATTTTATTTTTAGTAGCCGCTTTAATGGTCGTTTTAACAGCATGTGGTAATGAGGATTCAGCCTCTAATGAACCAGCTAAAGAGAAAGATGATAAGAAGGCTTCTGATACGATTACATATGAAGCAGAATCAGGCCCTATTAAAGTACCATCCGATCCACAGCGCGTGGTTATATTATCAGGGTACGTAGGAGATATGCTTGAATTAGGTATAAATGTTGTAGGAATGGATTCATGGTCATTTGATCATCCTGATTTCGCTAAGAAATACCCAGATGCTGAAGTCGTAGAAAGTTCTGATTTCGAAAAAATCTTAGAGCTTAATCCTGATTTAATTATTGGATCATCTGATATTGAAGATGCCGATAAACTGCAAGAGATTGCGCCAACAGTTTTATATACATATGGTGCGGTAGATTATATCGAACAACGTATTGAAATTGGTAAAGTCGTAAATAAAGAAAAAGAAATGAGAGCTTGGGTAAAAGATTTCCAAACACGTGCTAAAGAACTTGGCGAAAAAATTAAAGCTAAAATTGGTGAAGATGCTACCGTTACTATTGCAGGAAATTCAGATAAGCAAATCTACTTATTTGGTGATAGTTGGGGACGTGGCACAGAAATTATCTATCAGGAAATGGGCTTGGAAATGCCGAAAGCGGTAAAAGACGTAGTGAAACCAGGATACTTTGGGATTTCTGAAGAAGTATTAGGTGATTATGTAGGTGATTATTTCGTGCTGAACTTACTTAAAGAAGGCCAAGATACATCATTCCTAAAAACGGATTGGTATAATGATATTCCTGCCGTTAAAAATAAACATGTGTTTTATGCGGAAGGTTCTTCATTTATTTTTGCCGATGCCTATTCTTTTGATTACCAACTAGACTTCTTTGAAAAATCTTTTTTAGGTAACTAA
- a CDS encoding FecCD family ABC transporter permease, translated as MKASYSFISKMLLSLIILFLIVLIALGYGAASTSFQDLYEAVVGKSGGQYYNILREIRFPRVIAAFFVGAALAVAGAIMQGMTRNPLAEPGLLGLTSGADLALSLALAFIPGISFLMIMFSSFVGAGIGMLIVFGIGATSRNGLSPLKLVLAGAAVSLFLQAISSSVAILFNVAKNVSMWTAGGLISTSWDALIIIPFIVVGLFIAILYSKQLTILSLNEELAKGLGQKTKLIKTVLMMVVIILAGTAVALIGNLTFVGLFIPHIVRKIVGADYRFIIPMSIIVGGIFMIGTDFISRMVIAPLEIPVVALVALVGLPFFLFLVKKGGRTFFA; from the coding sequence ATGAAGGCTTCCTATTCTTTTATAAGTAAAATGCTCCTCTCACTCATTATTTTGTTCCTTATCGTGTTAATCGCCTTAGGTTATGGTGCAGCAAGTACAAGTTTTCAAGATTTGTATGAAGCAGTGGTGGGTAAAAGCGGTGGACAATATTATAATATATTAAGAGAAATCCGCTTTCCTCGTGTTATTGCAGCATTTTTTGTTGGTGCTGCTTTAGCTGTTGCTGGAGCCATTATGCAAGGAATGACAAGAAATCCACTTGCTGAACCAGGGTTACTCGGTCTAACGTCAGGGGCTGACTTAGCGCTGTCGCTAGCTTTAGCCTTTATCCCTGGTATCAGTTTTTTAATGATTATGTTTAGTTCTTTTGTAGGAGCAGGCATAGGTATGCTGATTGTATTTGGAATAGGTGCCACATCAAGAAACGGTCTTTCTCCACTTAAACTAGTTTTAGCTGGAGCGGCCGTCTCTCTGTTTTTACAAGCTATCTCAAGCAGTGTTGCCATTCTCTTTAATGTTGCTAAAAATGTCAGCATGTGGACTGCTGGAGGGTTAATCAGTACCTCATGGGATGCTTTGATCATCATCCCTTTTATCGTAGTGGGATTATTTATAGCCATTCTATATAGTAAACAATTAACAATTTTAAGTCTAAATGAAGAATTAGCAAAAGGACTTGGACAAAAAACCAAGTTAATTAAGACCGTATTAATGATGGTCGTCATTATCCTAGCTGGAACAGCCGTTGCTTTAATAGGGAATTTAACCTTCGTAGGTTTGTTTATTCCGCATATTGTCCGCAAAATTGTTGGTGCAGATTATCGATTTATTATCCCGATGTCCATTATTGTCGGTGGGATATTTATGATTGGGACCGACTTTATTAGTAGAATGGTCATTGCTCCTTTAGAAATCCCTGTTGTTGCACTTGTTGCATTAGTAGGCTTACCTTTCTTCTTATTTTTAGTTAAGAAAGGAGGTCGTACGTTCTTTGCGTAA
- a CDS encoding FecCD family ABC transporter permease: MYILMIVLLLASIIAGISLGPSAVGIKQIIPTLFGNGSFKEEFILFSIRMPRVFVLTLAGMALALSGAILQTLTKNDLADPGIIGINAGAGVAITVFYLFVDAGSKYYAYQLPLVGFLGAIITAGLIFIFTTDKQNGIQPVKLVLMGVGIASALSGLMVIMISGAKNEDVQFITKWLSGNIWGADWPFILALLPWLIIAIPILLWKQKSMNLLVLDETVAKGLGVSINRDRILLLVLAVALAGSAVSVVGSISFIGLIAPHIAKQLVGSKHQNFLMLSPIIGAAILVFADTIGRIIYTETIPAGIIVAIIGAPYFLYLLRKSI; the protein is encoded by the coding sequence ATGTATATTCTCATGATCGTATTACTACTCGCCAGTATCATAGCTGGTATTAGCTTAGGCCCATCAGCGGTTGGAATCAAACAAATTATACCGACGCTTTTTGGAAATGGGTCATTTAAAGAGGAGTTTATTTTATTTTCTATTCGTATGCCGCGAGTATTCGTGCTTACCTTAGCTGGAATGGCTTTAGCACTCTCAGGAGCGATATTACAAACATTGACGAAAAATGATTTAGCTGACCCGGGTATCATTGGCATTAATGCAGGAGCTGGAGTTGCCATTACAGTTTTTTATTTGTTTGTCGATGCGGGTTCAAAATATTATGCGTATCAATTACCCCTAGTGGGCTTTTTAGGTGCAATCATTACAGCTGGGTTAATCTTTATCTTTACGACTGATAAACAAAACGGGATCCAGCCAGTCAAGTTAGTATTAATGGGCGTAGGAATTGCTTCCGCTTTGTCAGGCTTAATGGTAATTATGATTTCCGGAGCTAAAAATGAGGATGTACAATTCATCACAAAGTGGCTTTCAGGTAACATTTGGGGAGCAGATTGGCCATTTATATTAGCGCTTCTTCCATGGTTAATTATAGCTATTCCCATTCTTCTTTGGAAACAAAAATCGATGAATTTGTTAGTGCTGGATGAAACCGTAGCAAAAGGATTAGGTGTGTCGATTAACCGTGATCGTATCCTTTTATTAGTCCTTGCTGTGGCATTAGCAGGTTCAGCAGTTTCTGTGGTAGGAAGTATTAGCTTTATTGGACTCATTGCTCCGCATATTGCCAAACAATTGGTTGGTTCAAAACATCAAAATTTTCTGATGTTATCACCCATAATCGGTGCTGCCATATTAGTTTTTGCGGATACGATTGGCCGAATTATCTATACTGAAACGATCCCAGCAGGTATTATTGTTGCCATTATCGGAGCACCCTATTTCTTGTACCTATTAAGAAAATCTATCTAG